A region of the Siniperca chuatsi isolate FFG_IHB_CAS linkage group LG23, ASM2008510v1, whole genome shotgun sequence genome:
GATGTACAAGTTTTCACCTTTCTTCTGACCAGACACTACTGGGAAGTCATCTGGCTCATCCGCGACTGCCAGGTCTGCAACTGAGCCGTCCACTTTCAGCTCCCTCCTGAAGATTTCATCCATCTCGCAGAAGAATTTAAATTCCTCCCTGaatttaaaaaggagaaaaaaagttaCCACCAGacagatttacacatttaaagTCGTAGCCTGTGATAAGCCGGCAGTGCTAATCCCATCCAAATCCCAAATGTCTTCCACGACAATTTAACAACAGAGAGCAATTTTGACAACAAAAATTGGTTGAATTCAGACATCATGCAGGCCTTCACTCATGGTCACgtcaaaacataacaaaaataatataaaaactgCAGCTTTATCAAAGCAAATATCCATTACAGGGTTTGTTTAAGAATTGACAAACTACTGATGCTACAGAGGAAAAGCTGAGAGATAGActaatttttctaattttactAAAAAAAGATCTAAGACCTTGAAATAAATTTTCAAAGTAATAAAAGGTTACCTTTGTTGTATGCATTGAACACTGCCTGATAAAGAGCAGATATGTATATTTGTAGAATACTGTCTAGTTTTTTTGACATCTAATCAACCAAAATTGCCTCATGATGCTGGCTATTAAAAGAATCATAGTTTTGTCATCACTGACTTTTCATGGAGGAAGCCATGTTTAAGGCGCTTAATGCGAGAGTAGCACTGCTCTGAGGTCCTTATGAATCCTCGGTCACTCATCTTCTCAGAGATATGCTCAAACACGTGACGGTtcttcaggcagcctctcaagGTGAGCTGGACGTTGTCTTCACCCCAGATCTCCAGCAGGGTGCGAGTCTCCTGGTCCGACCAGGGCATCTTTTTGCTCAGGTCGGACAGGAGGTGTCTGGCTGAGGGCCGCTCGTCTAAGTGGAGGAACAAAAGGTTTATTAGTGGATTTTAATCTTTGAAATTTACATAGTATCTACACAAAAACACTGTGTATAATTATCCAAAGGTGTGATGGCACAGAATGCACTTATTAAATGGATTTCATCATATTTAAACCGACACATGTCAGGATCCTTGTCCATTAGGGGTTGCAAGGTGGCGTCAGCCGCAGTACTGTCCACATTAGCATACATAGAGTCGCCGAGCACCGGAGCCAGGAGGTGGAAGTATCGAAACACTGCGGGCCGTCCTCCACTTCTGGAAAATGTAAATCAAAGGCAAGCTGGGAAATACGTCTGCTGAGGTGGAagtggtgtttttttaaaactaatatttgaaataataatatcttACAAACAAtctctcatccattttatttacCTCCGGCTGTTGAGATAACGCCTGTAAGTCTTCTTCAACCTTTTGATTCGGGAGTGGCACTGCTCCGTCGTCCTCAGGTATCCCATGGCGGCCATTTTTTCTGATATGTCGGCGAATATGTGCCCGTTGCGGACGCAGGTTTTCAGGCTGTGCTGCACGTCATCTGCAGCCCACACCTCAACGAGAGTGACTGTCTCCTCCTCCGTCCACGCTGTGTTCACAGCATCCGCACCTATTTCAGGTGGATACAGCAGTGGGAAAGACTGATTGAATGTTTATCTAATGGAGCATTTCTGCTACTGCTGTGtgaatgaataataattacTGTACCTGGATCCTGGTCTGCTTGTTCATCTCTTTCATCATACTCATCAATAGAAACTGCCTCCTGTCCAAGTATTTGTTCCAGCTGCTTGTAGAATCTATAATCTACTCGTCTCCCACATCTAGAAGGCGTGAAAAGACATAAATATGAACCATTACCATCATACTTGATTATAATTGCAAACAGATAAAAAGGCAAACTGATAAACTGACAAACTGAAGAAAGACTGATCTCACTTCTTCTTGTCGTAGCACTGTCGAAAGTTGTTCCTCAGCGACTTGACCTTCCAGCGGCACTGCTCAGAGGTTTTCGAGTAGCCGAGGTCTTGCATTCTCTCTGAAATGTCGGCATAAACGTGTCCGTTGTGGACGAAACCCCTCAGCCCCCTCTGAACGTCTTCGTCGCCCCAGATCTCGATAAGCGCCAGGGTCTCCTCATCTGACCAAGAGCTAGGTGCTGGTTTTTCTGTTGACATGCTGATTTCTCCATCTTACAGTAGAAACACAGCACATGAATGCACAGTTTCACAAGTTACTGTAGTTTCAGCCAAGAAATTTGATTTGTCAATACTGTTATACACTTGCAGTGATGTAGGAAATTCCAATACAGTAAAGCATAAAAATATACTGTGTAAGTGGTTactatgatgatgatggtcTTTCTCTTAATTTAAAAATGCTTCATACATCAACTCTACATGAGTTCATTATGATACCAAGTACAGTTTGTGAGTTCTTATGAGTTGTATAATATtgtaaagcaagactatgtcacttttgaaagaaggaataacacattcttccttttacaaatgttaatttaaatcaataatcaatGACACCCATTcttaactttgttttaaatatatagatGCCATTCACTCCCATACAGTATTATTTATAACTCAGCATGTTCAAAATGCTCAATATTGATCAATTGCACATACGtccatttactgtacatttacagtgaATTTGTTAGTATGAGTTATATGTTGTATTGAAGCTTTTGAAGTCCAATTATCTTCCACTGTATTTATACATCAGCCATTACATACAGCACAGAACTAATTTGAAAATGCTTGGTTTTGCAGCTGACTAACCATATACAAGCTCATTATGATGTTACTGTACTGTTTATAAAACATTACACAATTAATGTACATATAACACCTGAAGAATTGTTCAGTAAAGCCCTGGCACCCAACGAGTGGCTCCCTTGCAAATTCTGAGACACGAGAACAACCTCATAAGAGCACGAATGCAACACTAAAATAAAGCTAATCAGCTCGTTAGCATGCAGCAATCACAAACATGTTCTACAGGTAAGTAAAACGTATGATTGTAGCTACAATCAGTAAATAGTGTATTCCTAAGTATTGCTGCCCTTCTATCCATAAGTCGATGAGGGGATTTTTTACCCGTTTCAATCACTGATTCACCATTGGAGTCTTCTGATATTTCAATGGAGTCCGTTACCACAGTGGAAGATGTTGACGGCTGCTTGTCGAGGATTTGTTCCAGCAGATCATAGAATTTAAAGTCGACTCTATCAGTCCCAGATGAGCTACAGGCAGTAAAAGCAGTTGTGTTAACACGCACGTGTCCTGCCaacagtacagtataaaaaaTTAATATCCACGTGCAGCTTTTACCTCATGTTTTCCTGACACTGCCGATAGTTGGCTTTCAGCCGTTTGATCCTGGTGTGGCACTGCTCTGCACTGCGGGAGTAGCCGTTGGCGCGGAGTTTCTCTGATATTTCGGTGAAAATGTGACCGTTGTGTGGGTAGCGTCTCATACTCTGCTGGACCTAAATGTAGGTGAAATTCTTAGTAAAAGTGACAATATAAAAAccattttaaattactttaaataatCAGACTGATGAGGACATCATGCACCTGCAGCCTCCATTTTGGGATTGGATACATTTCTCTTTCATTgtgaaaaataatgttatatCCTTTGTCGCCTCAGGCTAGAAAGCTATTGCTATGTAGATGATTTAATGATCCTTGTGCTCCTGTAGGTCTCTGTTATTAGAGACACTCAAGAGTTTCACTTTGCTTttgaagagaaggaaaaaaagcatcCTACATGATCAAAgctttaaatgacatttaaagaaGATGTACAGTTAGTTAGCATGGTCtcagacctctgaattgctgCCCATATCTTATATTTTTTAGAAATTCAAATAATGAAAGAATTAAAGACATTACTATGTAGGTAAAATGCAAAATGTCCATTGTTATTTTGTCCTCTACCTGTGGGTCTCCCCAGATCTCCAGAAGGATGATGGTCTCTTTGTCCGACCAGGGGActttcttcctgtcttcctgAATGCCCACAGCAGATTCTGAAGagaaaacactttatttgaaaacTTTATTGAGTTGATTCTTCTATTCACTGGTCACTTTACTGTTGTTGATATTACATTTGACTATTTTTGTTCTGAATCTGCCACAATGGTGAGCCAAAAAGTTTAGgacaataaatatgaatttaagTATACTGCACATGACATTAAAGTTACAATGAATCattaaaagttattattattaggacAATCCATTTGGTATTAAAATGTTATGGGCTGATGACCTGGCAGTCTTGCATTTATcatctaaatatgtttttttatgttgtttctgaGAAATTTGACAGAACTATACTTGTTGAAGACCACTACTGTTCTTTTTGGACTGACTGGTGTCGTACATTTCCAATAAATGATGTATTTGTCCAATCCCATTTTAGTTAGTTGGGAACTTTATTGTCCTGAAAAGATATAGATGCAGTTATAAAATATGGAGCGGGCTGGGTGTAAAATTTAGTAAGAGAAAGAGTCATAAGAGTCATATGCATTCAGTATTTTAACTGCATCGGACAGGAAGAACTTGTTGTACACACATTTTGGTAGCTATAGCGCCTCCCTGAGggtaaaaactcaaagtacaggTCCAAAGGTTTGCACACTATAATCTGAAGCTGTGTTCTTTGTACATAATTCAAAGAATTGCTTAGCTGCATCTAGCGCTCCCTTATATTTTACTAGCTATATTTCCATACCACTTTACCATGTCAAAAAACGAAATATGTTACACCAGTGTCTTAAACCCACTGAATCACTGTCTAAAAACTAAAGGCTAAACTTAGGGCAActtcagaaaacatttattgtttttgatatatatatatatatatatatatatatatatatatatatattagttttGACAGAATATCACTGAATGAATTTCTGTCATCAGATGTCAGCGTATAATGATTACGTGGCAGGGTGACAGCGTGAATAAAAACACCTCAGCTGGGTATCTGAGCTCCCTTCCTGCCCCTCCCGCAGTCAGTAGAGAACATTTGAGTTTACCAATATCCTGAtaggagaaggaaggaaagtCATTGTCTTCAGGCTCTCCTGGTATTTCATCCAACTGCTGCACTGAAGAGAAGTCCTTCACTAAAATTCTCCCCAGTTCATTGTAAAACTTGCACTCAACTCGCTCctgtcccttcatgctacatcGAGGGATAAGAAGAGAgcagaaatatactgtaaatcaaaaAAACTCCTGAACTTTTCCTTTCAATCTTTCTGCTTTAAGCATACATACTTGTTTTGGTAGCATTGCCTGAAACTTGATTTCAGCCTTTTCAGCCTTGTTTGGCACTGCTCTGGTGTTCGGGAGAAGCCCTGGGTGGCCATCTTGTTGGATATGGTGGAGAAGACGTGTCCGGTTCTGTGCATTCCTCTCAGCTCCTGCTGCATCTTGTCTTCACCCCACATGTTGATGAGGGCCAACGTCTCGAAGTCTGTCCATGGAACGCTTCTAGTtccttaaataaaaatatgaatcacattgtttattaaatataataacttTACTGGAATTTGCCATGATAATATAACCATATATTATGGTTAATGTCTGGTTATTTTTGTGCTTTGGAATACATATATGGATAtatagacaaaataacagataCATTCAAATACAGGAGACTGACAACTATTACTAATATTCGACTTTTGTCAAGGTTGTTTCAGAATTGAGGTgaatcaaaaatgtttctgaagaTGGAGTTTGTGGAGCCGTTAGattttgctgcagtgttttgtaACTGTATTGTTACTCTTTATCCCCTGTGTGCATGCTATACAATTACTGCACTTACATGTATTGTGAAAACAGCgattctgattatttttcatttaaaaaaaaaggatacaGCCTTGTaatacatatttacaaaatCCTTTTAACGTCAACtaaactagagctgcaacaattagttgattaatcaactggCAGAAATTGttggttgaataaaacaagcaatcatGAATACATaaccttgggctgtgggaaattataatggccatttttcataatttaaacataacaaacaaaaaaaaccaaccaaGCCTGAAATTACATGTGTGGATCTACAGCGCCAACTTAAGTTATCAAACATCTAACACCCCTGTTGCAGCAGTGGTTTAATTGACTCAAGTAAGTACAAAAATGTGACATAGTACCGATTTCCAGTCGGCTTGCGTGGCCGAGAAAATGCAAGTCCTCGTCGCCGTCGTGGGACTCGTCTTCATCCATGACCTCTTCAACATCATAGGTGACCTCAGGAACACCTGAGGGAGCTGAGGAGCCGAGTATCCGCTCCAGCTGCTCGTAAAATTTATACTCCAGCCTGGAGTTCCCTCTGGCGTAAGATCGGGGAAAAGGCAACAGACATTTTGCTTCAATTGCTTTTTTCTCTACTGCTTCACAAATTACAGCTATGACATCTAAGGTCTGAGGGAAATACTAGTTATCTGACAAATTGCAATGACTGGACAGAAAGACAAGCAGAAAAGAAGGACAGTAGTTCATTTAATACCCACTTATTGTTCTGACGGAAGCATTTCTTCAGTCGTTTGATCCTGGTCTGGCACTGTTCCACTGTTCTCATGTAGCCTCTCTCTGCCATCTTCTGTGCAATCTGCGTGAATATGTGACGGTTTTTCAAGCAGCCCTTCAAAGCCCGCTGCACAGAGTCCTTCCCCCAGATGTTGAGCAGATTGAGTGTCTCCTCGTCTGACCAGGGAACTTTTGTGTCCATTAAAACTGGGAGAGTACCATCCTGAGAGTCTAAAATGAAACGAAAAGAGTTAGTCCTAAGCTTAGACTGAGTAAGTATCCAGTGATCCATACATAAACTATACAAACCTGTATATTCTCCCCATATCGAGATTAGAGGAGATTCACCTGAATTCTCATCATCCACTGACGAATCCCTGTAAaggtggaaaaacacaaaataaatgaaattggCAGATTGGTTTACACACCTTTTTCTAATCCAATCAAAGTGATTTCTCTCATTTTGTGATCCTTAAACATTTGTTTGGATCTGGGCATAATCCAGCCACAAAGCACATATGTGCAATGAAAAGAGATGGAACCAATGAGCGTTGAACAGATCTAAAGCGACAGGTTTTcagaaaattaaatgacaagAAGTACATGGAGTTACACACATGAGCTGCAACCAGTATTCAACACAAGAGTCTCCAGCATGCTGTACTTTGGCACTTCAGCAGGTATGtgtaccatgttcaccatcttagtttagcatgttttgCATTTACTAAAATCGAAATAACCCCCTTGACcgatgaaaataaaacaaaagtgatGCCTGCCCACTGAACCAATAGGAAACCCCACTGTCATGTCTTTGCGTttaacaaatgaacaaaacatttctggTAATCTTACAAGTAAGCTGTCGCCTCCGCAATCTGTTTTGTGGGAATGTCCACACCTCCGCTCAGCTTCCTCTTCCTGAGAACCCTCCCTCCTCTCAAGCTTTGGCTGTCATTGGCTGCTGAATCTCTGTCCGCATTAGATGTAGTGAGGTCTATGGTTTCATCACATGTTCGTGCACTAATTGAGTTTTGCACTTTCCTCTCCTGAGAAATGTTCCCGCCTCTAACCAGCTGCTGCCAACTGCCCGAGTCGCTTGTCTCCTTCAGTCTTTGTCTCAATGTCGTAGAGCTCCTCCTGCCTGCCCTCTCCAGGCTGCTAGTGTTGTAGGGAGTGTCGAGACATCCTTCGGGCTCTGGAGGGTTTGAATCTTTGAGAGCAGGTGAGCAAGAGGCGGTGTTCATGACAGGTTTGGTCCCAGGaggcagagacagggaggagaggatgCAGTCATCCATCGGTAATAATCTAGGATCTACAATTGAGAAAAAAGGCTGATTAATTAGACCCCAGCTTGGCTCAAACATAAACCAACTGACaagaaaaacaagtcaaactCAAATTTAGCAAAAAAGTAGAGACAAAAATGATTGTTTCTACCTTCTCTTCAAAACCTTTTAAAAGTAATGCTTTATTAGTTTTCTCTGCTGTGTGATCAAACAACCTATAGTAAATAATCTTTGCTTAGGGATTCATTATTTAGGAAATATGGGAAATtaagtataaaaacaacacaaaaacactaatTCCTGAGCATTTGCCATATGATGCAAAATtttgcagaaaacaaacagacatatTACAGATTGGTTTTCTAAACTGCAAGTATATGCACTTTCTGTTTGGTGCTTCAGTGTTGACTGTTCATTTTGTTGACATAACTGTTACAATATACAATTACAGTACACAACCATGGGCCTACAGTACCTTTCTCTTCAAAATGGCCGAGGTTTCTGTGATGTTCAAGTACAGCCTTCATGTCCTCTGGCGGGAAAAAGGATTGTAAACAGTCATCTAGGAATGACGGAGCGTCTCCGAGCAAAGCTACCAACTGAGAAGAGAGATCAAGTTACTGGCTTTAGTAAATTcagcattcatttatttctctACTGCCAAATGACTCACAATAAGAAATAATTAGTGTCACTATAGCATCTTAGGAAATGAAAACTTTCTGGCCTAATGAGCAATTCTATTTTATAATATGTGACTGCTACTAATCTGAATTTGTTATTTTGCTATTCTGCCACTGCTTGGTAcagaaaagggagggaggaggaagcagTCTACTGGGACACTGTGTTGCACCTGAGCCCAGTTAACCCTCCTCTATATCTGTCATTGGGTCAGTGGTGCAGACAGATGAGCCCCGGCACTGGGCATATGTGCCACAGTCAGCctgaaaaaagtgtttcagtTTGGAATAATGCCCCAGCTATTTCCTGGCGATACACTAGTCTGTGTtgcatttggtttattttgatGGTAAGATAAAAGGCAAATGCAAAACAAGTAGTCCAGACCTCCCACAGGGCCTGATAACCTCCCCAGGTAGCTGTTCACTTCACATCAACACTGTAGTGAGTGGGTAACAAAATAGGGATATAACCGTAGCCAAAATATGACCTGTTACATAAGCTTGAATGTCAGTCGCAGTGTGGCTGAAAGGACATATGCTCATTTGAAATTTTCCTTGATAGTAGCACTAGAGAAAAGCTCAtagggtcaccaaagtcagtaggtttCTTTCGGTGGTGAGTGTAAATGTACACCGCTTAATTCATGCCTATTCAGCCATTAGTTTATCAGATATGTTGGTGACattcaaacaaatacaaagaaaagacacaaattattaCAAGAAggtatattattatcatcattattattattattattattattttgtaattggCTGACAATGTGTGCCAAGCTAGAGTTCAAAGGAACATGACACCTGTGTGAAGTCTGGAACGGGCAGCAGCTTCTCCAGTCTTGAGATGAACTCCCACACCAGCATCTCGAGTGCGGCATCGTACTTTGAGCCAAAATATACGGGGAAGATTTCCTGCAAacgagaaagagagacagacagtttaAGAGAGAGATACGTTTAGGATGAGTTGTTGTTGAGAAACTGTGTCCTGACCCAGTGAGTTCACTGCtgcagcatgtgtttgtggaGGGGTTGTGTGATTTCCCTGACCACAACTTTTCTCACTGCACTTGTAGTGTATCTCAACTATTGTATTTGGCACAAACGCTTCAAAACCTTGAACTTCTGAAATAATGCAACTGCCTGAGGATTTCTGTTACTGCAGTCGTAAATCTGTCACACCTGCATTTAGCAATTCGATTAACCCACCATCTCTTGTAAATGACAGTGGTTAAGCATGACAGGCCTGTTTAGTAGCCATCGTTCCTATTAGAAttatacagcaggtaaaataaatattgaacacgtcaccatttttctcagtaaagatatttctaaaggtgctattgaaattaaattttcaccagatgttggtaacaactcatgaaatccacacatgccaagaaatcaaaccataaatgtccataaattaagttatgtgttataatattaaatgacacagggaaaaagtattgaacacatgaagaaagggaggtgcaaaaaggcatggaaagccaagacaatcagtaattagaaagcaatcctgccccttgtcagtgcaaaGAAATAAcagctggttcagtcccaactgatgacctataaaaaggtgtctcattcccaaggtgtcacagaagaaacatcg
Encoded here:
- the zgc:113263 gene encoding uncharacterized protein zgc:113263 isoform X2 produces the protein MEIKRGAESGSSRGNDPPVHYLRLLAPPLQLLSAAVWQVVQQGLVDHYGMLEEFVTMVTELVPELMSYSQRAQLILGLRARLVLEMCRGEHPVDMQTIQPHLDRIKAPVSTAKDHHVTINQVEESEVNFVELVHSLLEDPSERKYFFQEIFPVYFGSKYDAALEMLVWEFISRLEKLLPVPDFTQLVALLGDAPSFLDDCLQSFFPPEDMKAVLEHHRNLGHFEEKDPRLLPMDDCILSSLSLPPGTKPVMNTASCSPALKDSNPPEPEGCLDTPYNTSSLERAGRRSSTTLRQRLKETSDSGSWQQLVRGGNISQERKVQNSISARTCDETIDLTTSNADRDSAANDSQSLRGGRVLRKRKLSGGVDIPTKQIAEATAYLDSSVDDENSGESPLISIWGEYTDSQDGTLPVLMDTKVPWSDEETLNLLNIWGKDSVQRALKGCLKNRHIFTQIAQKMAERGYMRTVEQCQTRIKRLKKCFRQNNKGNSRLEYKFYEQLERILGSSAPSGVPEVTYDVEEVMDEDESHDGDEDLHFLGHASRLEIGTRSVPWTDFETLALINMWGEDKMQQELRGMHRTGHVFSTISNKMATQGFSRTPEQCQTRLKRLKSSFRQCYQNNMKGQERVECKFYNELGRILVKDFSSVQQLDEIPGEPEDNDFPSFSYQDIESAVGIQEDRKKVPWSDKETIILLEIWGDPQVQQSMRRYPHNGHIFTEISEKLRANGYSRSAEQCHTRIKRLKANYRQCQENMSSSGTDRVDFKFYDLLEQILDKQPSTSSTVVTDSIEISEDSNGESVIETDGEISMSTEKPAPSSWSDEETLALIEIWGDEDVQRGLRGFVHNGHVYADISERMQDLGYSKTSEQCRWKVKSLRNNFRQCYDKKKCGRRVDYRFYKQLEQILGQEAVSIDEYDERDEQADQDPGADAVNTAWTEEETVTLVEVWAADDVQHSLKTCVRNGHIFADISEKMAAMGYLRTTEQCHSRIKRLKKTYRRYLNSRRSGGRPAVFRYFHLLAPVLGDSMYANVDSTAADATLQPLMDKDPDMYERPSARHLLSDLSKKMPWSDQETRTLLEIWGEDNVQLTLRGCLKNRHVFEHISEKMSDRGFIRTSEQCYSRIKRLKHGFLHEKEEFKFFCEMDEIFRRELKVDGSVADLAVADEPDDFPVVSGQKKGTQWVSDSSKLPWSDGETEALLDIWGSEEIQENLKGCTKNKHIFIQISEVMASQGYLRTPEQCQTRIKRLRANFRHFLEGRNSQLLFPVSRGEKQECKFFDQLVQIFGSNYVINSDPLADDTADGVE
- the zgc:113263 gene encoding uncharacterized protein zgc:113263 isoform X3, which codes for MKSKGLPGNDPPVHYLRLLAPPLQLLSAAVWQVVQQGLVDHYGMLEEFVTMVTELVPELMSYSQRAQLILGLRARLVLEMCRGEHPVDMQTIQPHLDRIKAPVSTAKDHHVTINQVEESEVNFVELVHSLLEDPSERKYFFQEIFPVYFGSKYDAALEMLVWEFISRLEKLLPVPDFTQLVALLGDAPSFLDDCLQSFFPPEDMKAVLEHHRNLGHFEEKDPRLLPMDDCILSSLSLPPGTKPVMNTASCSPALKDSNPPEPEGCLDTPYNTSSLERAGRRSSTTLRQRLKETSDSGSWQQLVRGGNISQERKVQNSISARTCDETIDLTTSNADRDSAANDSQSLRGGRVLRKRKLSGGVDIPTKQIAEATAYLDSSVDDENSGESPLISIWGEYTDSQDGTLPVLMDTKVPWSDEETLNLLNIWGKDSVQRALKGCLKNRHIFTQIAQKMAERGYMRTVEQCQTRIKRLKKCFRQNNKGNSRLEYKFYEQLERILGSSAPSGVPEVTYDVEEVMDEDESHDGDEDLHFLGHASRLEIGTRSVPWTDFETLALINMWGEDKMQQELRGMHRTGHVFSTISNKMATQGFSRTPEQCQTRLKRLKSSFRQCYQNNMKGQERVECKFYNELGRILVKDFSSVQQLDEIPGEPEDNDFPSFSYQDIESAVGIQEDRKKVPWSDKETIILLEIWGDPQVQQSMRRYPHNGHIFTEISEKLRANGYSRSAEQCHTRIKRLKANYRQCQENMSSSGTDRVDFKFYDLLEQILDKQPSTSSTVVTDSIEISEDSNGESVIETDGEISMSTEKPAPSSWSDEETLALIEIWGDEDVQRGLRGFVHNGHVYADISERMQDLGYSKTSEQCRWKVKSLRNNFRQCYDKKKCGRRVDYRFYKQLEQILGQEAVSIDEYDERDEQADQDPGADAVNTAWTEEETVTLVEVWAADDVQHSLKTCVRNGHIFADISEKMAAMGYLRTTEQCHSRIKRLKKTYRRYLNSRRSGGRPAVFRYFHLLAPVLGDSMYANVDSTAADATLQPLMDKDPDMYERPSARHLLSDLSKKMPWSDQETRTLLEIWGEDNVQLTLRGCLKNRHVFEHISEKMSDRGFIRTSEQCYSRIKRLKHGFLHEKEEFKFFCEMDEIFRRELKVDGSVADLAVADEPDDFPVVSGQKKGTQWVSDSSKLPWSDGETEALLDIWGSEEIQENLKGCTKNKHIFIQISEVMASQGYLRTPEQCQTRIKRLRANFRHFLEGRNSQLLFPVSRGEKQECKFFDQLVQIFGSNYVINSDPLADDTADGVES
- the zgc:113263 gene encoding uncharacterized protein zgc:113263 isoform X1 produces the protein MEIKRGAESGSSRGNDPPVHYLRLLAPPLQLLSAAVWQVVQQGLVDHYGMLEEFVTMVTELVPELMSYSQRAQLILGLRARLVLEMCRGEHPVDMQTIQPHLDRIKAPVSTAKDHHVTINQVEESEVNFVELVHSLLEDPSERKYFFQEIFPVYFGSKYDAALEMLVWEFISRLEKLLPVPDFTQLVALLGDAPSFLDDCLQSFFPPEDMKAVLEHHRNLGHFEEKDPRLLPMDDCILSSLSLPPGTKPVMNTASCSPALKDSNPPEPEGCLDTPYNTSSLERAGRRSSTTLRQRLKETSDSGSWQQLVRGGNISQERKVQNSISARTCDETIDLTTSNADRDSAANDSQSLRGGRVLRKRKLSGGVDIPTKQIAEATAYLDSSVDDENSGESPLISIWGEYTDSQDGTLPVLMDTKVPWSDEETLNLLNIWGKDSVQRALKGCLKNRHIFTQIAQKMAERGYMRTVEQCQTRIKRLKKCFRQNNKGNSRLEYKFYEQLERILGSSAPSGVPEVTYDVEEVMDEDESHDGDEDLHFLGHASRLEIGTRSVPWTDFETLALINMWGEDKMQQELRGMHRTGHVFSTISNKMATQGFSRTPEQCQTRLKRLKSSFRQCYQNNMKGQERVECKFYNELGRILVKDFSSVQQLDEIPGEPEDNDFPSFSYQDIESAVGIQEDRKKVPWSDKETIILLEIWGDPQVQQSMRRYPHNGHIFTEISEKLRANGYSRSAEQCHTRIKRLKANYRQCQENMSSSGTDRVDFKFYDLLEQILDKQPSTSSTVVTDSIEISEDSNGESVIETDGEISMSTEKPAPSSWSDEETLALIEIWGDEDVQRGLRGFVHNGHVYADISERMQDLGYSKTSEQCRWKVKSLRNNFRQCYDKKKCGRRVDYRFYKQLEQILGQEAVSIDEYDERDEQADQDPGADAVNTAWTEEETVTLVEVWAADDVQHSLKTCVRNGHIFADISEKMAAMGYLRTTEQCHSRIKRLKKTYRRYLNSRRSGGRPAVFRYFHLLAPVLGDSMYANVDSTAADATLQPLMDKDPDMYERPSARHLLSDLSKKMPWSDQETRTLLEIWGEDNVQLTLRGCLKNRHVFEHISEKMSDRGFIRTSEQCYSRIKRLKHGFLHEKEEFKFFCEMDEIFRRELKVDGSVADLAVADEPDDFPVVSGQKKGTQWVSDSSKLPWSDGETEALLDIWGSEEIQENLKGCTKNKHIFIQISEVMASQGYLRTPEQCQTRIKRLRANFRHFLEGRNSQLLFPVSRGEKQECKFFDQLVQIFGSNYVINSDPLADDTADGVES
- the zgc:113263 gene encoding uncharacterized protein zgc:113263 isoform X5, which codes for MEIKRGAESGSSRGNDPPVHYLRLLAPPLQLLSAAVWQVVQQGLVDHYGMLEEFVTMVTELVPELMSYSQRAQLILGLRARLVLEMCRGEHPVDMQTIQPHLDRIKAPVSTAKDHHVTINQVEESEVNFVELVHSLLEDPSERKYFFQEIFPVYFGSKYDAALEMLVWEFISRLEKLLPVPDFTQLVALLGDAPSFLDDCLQSFFPPEDMKAVLEHHRNLGHFEEKDPRLLPMDDCILSSLSLPPGTKPVMNTASCSPALKDSNPPEPEGCLDTPYNTSSLERAGRRSSTTLRQRLKETSDSGSWQQLVRGGNISQERKVQNSISARTCDETIDLTTSNADRDSAANDSQSLRGGRVLRKRKLSGGVDIPTKQIAEATAYLDSSVDDENSGESPLISIWGEYTDSQDGTLPVLMDTKVPWSDEETLNLLNIWGKDSVQRALKGCLKNRHIFTQIAQKMAERGYMRTVEQCQTRIKRLKKCFRQNNKGNSRLEYKFYEQLERILGSSAPSGVPEVTYDVEEVMDEDESHDGDEDLHFLGHASRLEIGTRSVPWTDFETLALINMWGEDKMQQELRGMHRTGHVFSTISNKMATQGFSRTPEQCQTRLKRLKSSFRQCYQNNMKGQERVECKFYNELGRILVKDFSSVQQLDEIPGEPEDNDFPSFSYQDIESAVGIQEDRKKVPWSDKETIILLEIWGDPQVQQSMRRYPHNGHIFTEISEKLRANGYSRSAEQCHTRIKRLKANYRQCQENMSSSGTDRVDFKFYDLLEQILDKQPSTSSTVVTDSIEISEDSNGESVIETDGEISMSTEKPAPSSWSDEETLALIEIWGDEDVQRGLRGFVHNGHVYADISERMQDLGYSKTSEQCRWKVKSLRNNFRQCYDKKKCGRRVDYRFYKQLEQILGQEAVSIDEYDERDEQADQDPGADAVNTAWTEEETVTLVEVWAADDVQHSLKTCVRNGHIFADISEKMAAMGYLRTTEQCHSRIKRLKKTYRRYLNSRRSGGRPAVFRYFHLLAPVLGDSMYANVDSTAADATLQPLMDKDPDMYERPSARHLLSDLSKKMPWSDQETRTLLEIWGEDNVQLTLRGCLKNRHVFEHISEKMSDRGFIRTSEQCYSRIKRLKHGFLHEKEEFKFFCEMDEIFRRELKVDGSVADLAVADEPDDFPVVSGQKKGTQWVSDSSKLPWSDGETEALLDIWGSEEIQENLKGCTKNKHIFIQISEVMASQGYLRTPEQCQTRIKRLRANFRHFLEGRKGEKQECKFFDQLVQIFGSNYVINSDPLADDTADGVE